The sequence GCAGTGTCTTTATCAAAATGAATGTCCCATATTTTTTCCATAATCCTGGAGCGGCGGCATACTTTTCCCTTGTTACGCAGCAATAATTCTAATAACCCAAATTCTTTTTGGGTGAGTATAACTTCTTTTCCGTCTTTAGTTACTTGATGTGCATCAATATCCATCGCAATATCTCGAAATGTAAATTGGGATTGTTCACCTGTACTATTTCGCATCAATACCCTTATTCTTGCAAGTAATTCTTCAAAAGCAAAAGGCTTTTTCAAATAATCATTAGCACCTGTTTCTAAACCAAAAACAGTATCATCTACAGTATCCTTTGCGGTCAAAAAAATAATGGGCACTCGCTTGTTTACTTTTCTAACATTCCTACAAATTTCTATTCCACTTATACCAGGAAGCATCCAATCTAGCAATAGAATATCATATTCATTTACCAAATCTAGGGCTAATTCTAAACCCACTCTTCCGTTATCAGCAACATCTACTGCAAAACCTTCTTCTTCTAGTCCTTCTTTTAAAAAGCCAGAGATTGAAGGTTCATCTTCCACTAGTAAAATTCTCATAATTTTAAATAATTATTCTGGATTAGAATTGCTCTCATTTTCATTAAAATTAGGTAATGCCAGTTCTACGCCTGCACCGTGATTGTAAACTAGCTGTCCTCCTAAATAAGCGGTACGACAAACAGATCCAATTAAAATGGCAAATACTAGAAAACGGATGAGTTTTATCCATTTGTTAGTAAATCTGAATACATCAACAGCAGTATATAAAATAGCTGTGGTAATAGCAAGCCATAATGTTAAAAGTGCTGCTTCTGCGTGCATTTCAATTGCTTTGCCTA is a genomic window of Chryseobacterium nakagawai containing:
- a CDS encoding DUF2231 domain-containing protein, whose product is MISSTHLHAMVIHFPIALLLIGFFSDLIGIIFKKIFFKHTAFYLLILGTFGTIISYFSGDSAGEGMESGILGKAIEMHAEAALLTLWLAITTAILYTAVDVFRFTNKWIKLIRFLVFAILIGSVCRTAYLGGQLVYNHGAGVELALPNFNENESNSNPE
- a CDS encoding response regulator transcription factor; this encodes MRILLVEDEPSISGFLKEGLEEEGFAVDVADNGRVGLELALDLVNEYDILLLDWMLPGISGIEICRNVRKVNKRVPIIFLTAKDTVDDTVFGLETGANDYLKKPFAFEELLARIRVLMRNSTGEQSQFTFRDIAMDIDAHQVTKDGKEVILTQKEFGLLELLLRNKGKVCRRSRIMEKIWDIHFDKDTAVIDVFINGLRKKLDTDGKESIIQTIRGVGYRINDNE